The following are encoded in a window of Candidatus Zixiibacteriota bacterium genomic DNA:
- a CDS encoding IPTL-CTERM sorting domain-containing protein: protein MKRLGICFIALALMVGAFGQLAQAAYQEQDWRHNGTGRTANNLEKFLDGDYLVSRWYQGGGQRFSNFDYIYDATTGVTTLKWSGGTVPDSTSTWACFSTNQNSIKHKYIPRWTFEDTTIGHAGPGLSGEFAEVSPGTFRWALTNDAVDGYDVTLAEFSVAIVPDPLSFADLRYDEMAGLEWLPGYPTHLGLSMGDSLVFDVPGVPEGGAVVCRAEVYYDFDPSEVVYYSAQIHISPVPTLTEWGMIIFCVLLFGWMAWMVVRRKRSVTVGI from the coding sequence ATGAAGAGATTAGGAATCTGCTTTATAGCACTAGCGCTAATGGTGGGTGCCTTTGGCCAACTGGCTCAGGCCGCCTATCAGGAGCAAGATTGGCGCCATAATGGTACCGGGAGAACCGCGAACAACTTAGAGAAATTCCTTGATGGTGATTATCTGGTTTCGAGGTGGTACCAGGGCGGTGGACAGCGCTTTTCAAACTTCGACTATATCTATGACGCCACCACGGGTGTCACGACTCTCAAATGGTCGGGCGGAACGGTTCCCGACTCCACCTCCACCTGGGCATGTTTCTCAACCAACCAGAATAGTATCAAACATAAGTACATTCCTAGGTGGACCTTTGAGGACACAACGATTGGACACGCGGGCCCGGGCCTCTCAGGTGAATTCGCCGAAGTTTCCCCCGGTACTTTTAGGTGGGCTCTTACCAACGACGCTGTGGACGGTTACGATGTCACTCTGGCCGAGTTTTCCGTGGCAATCGTGCCAGACCCTCTTAGTTTTGCTGACTTGCGATACGATGAGATGGCTGGCTTGGAATGGCTCCCCGGTTACCCCACGCACCTCGGTCTTTCCATGGGCGATTCCCTGGTTTTTGATGTGCCCGGTGTCCCAGAGGGAGGCGCCGTTGTTTGTCGTGCGGAGGTATATTACGACTTCGACCCAAGCGAAGTAGTCTACTACTCGGCTCAGATCCACATCAGCCCCGTCCCCACCCTCACCGAATGGGGAATGATCATCTTCTGCGTTCTGTTGTTCGGCTGGATGGCCTGGATGGTGGTGCGTCGGAAAAGGAGTGTGACAGTAGGTATCTAA
- a CDS encoding IPTL-CTERM sorting domain-containing protein, producing MRTFKTCLGSWVWPFVLAAVILQPAHAIASIDDCRCAGWGPVHDMIEPITGEITIQMSVLETIGSHLGRVGNVQSQVLYGVSADYGSMSIMYDDANPAPSCTLLSLNPVGQMGSLYPAIHTVHLNWVMTLGSLRGLTLRSASTVTMVSEVLDQWPADNMTYTAVTDVYFVNVDDPTDTVLMFPMAGTVGTISHTQTTIPTLNEWGMIIFCVLLFGWMAWMVVRRKRSVTVGI from the coding sequence ATGAGAACTTTCAAGACGTGTTTAGGGAGTTGGGTGTGGCCCTTCGTTCTGGCGGCGGTGATCCTCCAGCCGGCCCACGCCATAGCGTCGATAGATGACTGCCGATGCGCCGGTTGGGGGCCGGTACATGATATGATTGAGCCGATAACCGGTGAGATCACAATACAGATGAGCGTTCTGGAGACAATCGGTTCACACCTTGGACGGGTCGGCAACGTACAATCCCAGGTACTCTATGGTGTGTCGGCTGACTACGGAAGTATGAGTATTATGTACGACGATGCAAACCCGGCCCCATCTTGCACCCTGCTCTCGTTAAACCCCGTAGGTCAAATGGGAAGCCTCTACCCGGCCATCCACACCGTGCACCTCAACTGGGTGATGACGCTCGGGTCGCTGCGGGGACTAACGTTGCGCAGCGCCTCGACGGTCACCATGGTCAGTGAAGTACTTGACCAATGGCCAGCTGACAATATGACGTACACGGCCGTCACCGACGTCTATTTCGTTAATGTCGACGACCCCACGGACACCGTTCTGATGTTTCCGATGGCCGGCACCGTGGGCACTATCTCGCATACTCAGACTACCATCCCCACCCTCAACGAATGGGGAATGATAATCTTCTGCGTTCTGTTGTTCGGCTGGATGGCCTGGATGGTAGTGCGTCGGAAAAGGAGTGTGACGGTAGGTATCTAA
- the xrtH gene encoding exosortase H: MGRRKSKSEGRTKKQTGDKRALIKTLLRLYLAFGGVLLLFVVAFNFEAVQMAVVVPFTGLVTAASSLVMNIFGAGARVMGNSLMTSDYSINVVDGCNGIYATAILVSGIIAYPSRLKAKAWGIPVGVAAVFVLNLGRVISLFYLGRSYPNIFNEVHVYVWQPIIILWAIFVWHFWSRWAAEKETA; this comes from the coding sequence TTGGGACGTCGGAAATCAAAGAGTGAGGGGCGGACCAAGAAGCAGACCGGCGATAAGAGAGCGCTGATCAAAACATTGTTACGTCTTTACCTGGCCTTCGGAGGCGTGCTGCTTTTGTTTGTCGTTGCCTTCAACTTCGAAGCGGTCCAGATGGCCGTTGTCGTGCCGTTCACCGGATTGGTCACTGCAGCCTCAAGCCTGGTGATGAATATCTTCGGGGCAGGGGCCAGAGTGATGGGCAACAGTCTGATGACCTCCGACTATAGCATCAATGTAGTCGATGGCTGCAATGGCATCTACGCCACCGCGATATTGGTCTCAGGCATCATCGCCTATCCTTCCCGTCTCAAAGCCAAGGCCTGGGGTATCCCGGTGGGGGTGGCGGCCGTTTTCGTGCTCAATCTGGGCAGGGTGATCAGCTTGTTTTACCTGGGTCGCTCCTATCCCAACATTTTCAATGAGGTCCATGTGTATGTCTGGCAGCCGATCATCATCCTCTGGGCGATCTTCGTCTGGCACTTCTGGTCGCGCTGGGCGGCGGAAAAAGAAACCGCTTAA
- a CDS encoding peptidylprolyl isomerase, translating into MTATGCTAEKEKPKKEAPDKLQLTITTNKGDIHLNLFADETPVTVASFVNLVQHGYYDGLNFHRVIASFMIQGGCPLGTGTGGPGYKFEDECKPELKHDRPGILSMANAGPGTNGSQFFITHVPTPHLNGKHTVFGAVVSADDQKVVNAIAKGDKIEKMVVTGDTGPLFEKVSDRIAEWNKILEAKKK; encoded by the coding sequence ATGACGGCGACTGGATGTACGGCCGAGAAGGAAAAACCCAAAAAGGAGGCACCTGACAAGTTGCAGCTAACCATAACCACAAACAAGGGCGACATTCATCTGAATTTGTTTGCCGACGAAACTCCGGTCACAGTGGCCAGTTTTGTAAACCTCGTTCAGCACGGCTACTACGATGGACTGAATTTCCATCGGGTGATTGCCAGTTTCATGATCCAGGGCGGCTGTCCGCTGGGTACGGGTACCGGTGGACCTGGCTACAAATTCGAAGATGAGTGCAAGCCTGAGTTGAAGCACGACCGTCCGGGCATTCTCTCGATGGCCAATGCCGGTCCGGGCACCAACGGCAGCCAGTTCTTCATCACTCATGTGCCGACGCCTCACTTGAATGGTAAGCACACTGTTTTTGGCGCAGTAGTTTCGGCCGATGACCAGAAAGTCGTGAACGCTATCGCCAAGGGTGACAAGATCGAGAAGATGGTTGTGACGGGTGACACCGGTCCGCTGTTTGAGAAGGTCTCGGATCGCATTGCCGAGTGGAACAAAATCCTCGAGGCTAAAAAGAAATAG
- a CDS encoding glycoside hydrolase family 130 protein, translated as MLKIKRKKKKIQGDHSRVIARLHMPDNPHRVSKIIKRILNLSEAMAKTLLEQVMLGFSERHRDIRRVFELHSNAVSDYAPKNTVLSETKKALIGAYFTMEYSIESAALFNPSIVPHPDQSQLDDGSMRFIMSLRATGEGHVSSIVFRSGCLDQHNTILFDPISEYVETPDLHVDSVYDRHLFQLKLREMDACNEITAYLLDRLPEQFAYDELKERIGALSSQPVFSEVRQNEAFELMHWLADSNYEMSFQPDHRVSERVIFPVSRNESRGIEDARFVQFIDDNSEVTYYATYTAYNGFDILPQLIETKDFVRFNVLTLNGRAVRNKGMALFPRKIGDRYVMLSRQDGENNHIMFSDNIHFWQESKIIQEPTLPWEFIQIGNCGSPLETDEGWIVLTHGVGPMREYSIGAMLLDLDNPAKIIARLEEPLLAPREEEREGYVPNVVYTCGAIIHNEELVIPYAMSDVMSGIATVGVSDLISCMRVLAD; from the coding sequence ATGCTAAAGATCAAACGCAAAAAGAAGAAGATCCAGGGCGACCACTCTCGCGTCATTGCCCGGCTTCATATGCCCGACAATCCACACCGTGTATCGAAGATCATAAAACGTATATTGAACCTGTCTGAGGCAATGGCCAAAACTCTGCTTGAACAAGTAATGTTGGGTTTTTCTGAAAGACACAGAGACATCAGGCGGGTCTTCGAGCTTCACTCGAATGCGGTATCCGACTATGCGCCCAAAAATACCGTACTCAGCGAGACCAAGAAGGCTCTTATCGGAGCCTATTTTACTATGGAGTACTCTATAGAGTCGGCTGCCCTGTTTAACCCCTCAATCGTTCCCCATCCTGATCAGAGCCAACTTGACGATGGCAGTATGCGCTTCATCATGAGTCTACGGGCAACCGGCGAAGGTCATGTTTCTTCTATTGTATTTCGCAGCGGTTGTTTAGACCAGCATAATACGATTCTCTTTGACCCTATCAGCGAGTACGTCGAAACGCCGGATCTACATGTAGACTCTGTTTACGACCGGCATCTTTTCCAATTAAAGCTCAGAGAGATGGATGCCTGCAATGAGATAACGGCATATCTACTTGATCGCTTGCCGGAACAATTCGCCTACGATGAATTGAAGGAGAGAATTGGAGCGCTATCCTCGCAACCAGTCTTCTCTGAAGTACGCCAAAACGAGGCCTTTGAGCTCATGCACTGGCTGGCAGATTCCAATTATGAGATGAGTTTCCAGCCCGATCACCGGGTTTCCGAACGGGTTATCTTTCCGGTTTCGAGGAACGAAAGCAGAGGCATTGAAGATGCCCGATTCGTGCAGTTCATCGATGACAACAGTGAAGTTACCTATTATGCGACTTATACGGCCTATAACGGCTTTGATATTCTCCCGCAGTTGATTGAAACAAAGGACTTTGTCAGATTTAACGTCTTGACCCTCAACGGCAGGGCGGTACGGAACAAGGGCATGGCTCTTTTCCCACGTAAGATTGGTGATCGCTATGTCATGCTCTCGCGTCAGGACGGAGAAAATAATCACATCATGTTTTCCGACAATATCCACTTCTGGCAGGAATCCAAAATCATACAGGAACCAACTCTCCCCTGGGAGTTCATTCAGATCGGCAACTGCGGCTCGCCCCTGGAGACCGATGAAGGGTGGATCGTGCTCACCCACGGTGTCGGTCCCATGCGTGAGTATTCTATTGGCGCCATGCTGCTTGATCTGGACAACCCTGCAAAAATCATCGCGCGCCTGGAAGAGCCTTTACTTGCACCGCGTGAGGAAGAGCGCGAGGGATATGTCCCCAATGTCGTTTATACTTGCGGCGCTATCATCCACAATGAAGAGTTGGTTATTCCCTATGCCATGTCTGATGTCATGTCAGGCATAGCAACTGTTGGAGTAAGCGATTTGATCAGTTGCATGCGTGTGCTGGCTGATTGA
- a CDS encoding glycoside hydrolase family 130 protein encodes MTNQDSIVKRYDRNPILTKDDVPYPVATVHNAGIVKHNDRYIMLFRSHRYNGRSIIGRADSEDGFSFTVHPKPFLTPATDDTFTEYEEFGVEDLRICPVQDDYLLTYSAYSRHGVRIALACTRDFEQVERVALITQADLRNVVIFPEKFGGRYVRLDRPHSEISPWSIWISYSPDLIHWGDSRVIMKPVPYHWDEMKIGPGAPPFKTDKGWLHIYHGVFQTMAGAVYRLGVALHDLNDPAKIIGVSDNWILQPEEPWEVTGYVPNVVFTCGAVPEEDGTVKIYWGGADSVMCVGTAVIDELVRLCLSSSRSAL; translated from the coding sequence ATGACTAATCAAGATTCCATTGTAAAGCGTTACGATAGGAACCCGATTCTCACAAAAGACGATGTTCCTTACCCGGTAGCCACGGTGCACAACGCTGGCATCGTCAAACATAACGACCGCTACATTATGCTTTTCAGATCGCACAGGTACAACGGACGCTCCATCATCGGAAGAGCTGACAGCGAGGATGGGTTCTCCTTCACGGTTCATCCCAAACCTTTTCTCACACCTGCAACGGACGACACATTTACGGAATATGAAGAGTTCGGAGTCGAGGACCTTAGGATTTGCCCCGTCCAGGACGACTACCTTCTTACCTACAGCGCGTATTCACGTCATGGCGTCCGGATTGCTCTTGCGTGCACCAGGGATTTTGAACAAGTTGAACGAGTTGCTCTCATAACTCAGGCCGACCTTCGCAACGTCGTCATTTTCCCCGAAAAGTTCGGTGGCCGCTATGTGCGTCTTGATCGGCCGCATTCTGAGATTTCACCGTGGTCTATCTGGATTTCCTATTCCCCCGACCTGATTCACTGGGGCGATTCACGGGTGATCATGAAGCCGGTTCCTTATCACTGGGATGAAATGAAAATCGGGCCAGGTGCACCCCCATTCAAGACCGATAAGGGTTGGCTGCATATATACCACGGAGTATTTCAGACTATGGCTGGTGCGGTGTACCGTCTTGGCGTCGCCCTGCACGACCTTAACGATCCAGCGAAGATCATCGGCGTTTCCGACAATTGGATATTGCAGCCCGAAGAACCATGGGAGGTGACCGGCTACGTACCCAATGTTGTATTTACGTGTGGCGCTGTTCCCGAAGAGGATGGCACCGTGAAGATATATTGGGGAGGGGCTGATTCCGTGATGTGTGTTGGTACGGCAGTAATCGATGAACTAGTACGGTTATGTCTTTCAAGTTCCAGGTCAGCACTGTAA
- a CDS encoding glycosyltransferase family 4 protein: protein MQIAMLSPIAWRTPPRHYGPWESVVSLLTEGLVSRGHDVTLFATGDSVTSGKLHAVCERGYEEDQTIVPKVWECLHISELFERADEFDIIHNNFDFLPLTYSGLVSTPVVSTIHGFSSIDILPVYKKYDGKVFYVSISDADRSPELGYIKTIHHGIDVNQFDFQPEPDDYLLFFGRIHHDKGAREALEIAGACNKKLVLAGIIQDDTYYHQYIEPRLNDNNVVFAGSVGPIDRNQLLGKATALLHPINFNEPFGLSVIEAMACGTPVIAFNKGSMPELIENGKNGFLVNTVTEAIDAVAHIRDVDRGYCRRHVEQYFTTNHMVEKYIQVYETILEKRIREEHRH from the coding sequence ATGCAAATTGCTATGCTCTCTCCGATTGCATGGCGAACACCACCAAGGCACTACGGTCCGTGGGAGAGTGTCGTCTCCCTTTTGACCGAAGGGTTGGTATCGCGCGGTCACGATGTTACTCTTTTCGCAACTGGTGATTCTGTAACATCTGGCAAGCTGCACGCCGTTTGCGAGCGAGGCTATGAAGAGGATCAGACCATTGTGCCAAAAGTATGGGAATGCCTTCATATTTCCGAACTCTTCGAGCGCGCCGATGAATTCGACATCATCCATAACAATTTCGACTTTCTACCCTTGACCTATAGTGGCCTTGTCAGCACTCCGGTCGTTAGCACCATTCACGGTTTTTCATCAATCGATATTTTACCAGTCTACAAGAAATATGATGGCAAAGTGTTCTATGTTTCCATCAGCGACGCCGATCGGTCGCCAGAGCTTGGTTATATCAAAACTATACACCACGGTATAGATGTGAATCAGTTTGATTTTCAGCCTGAGCCGGACGACTATCTGCTTTTTTTCGGGCGCATTCATCATGACAAGGGCGCGAGGGAAGCCCTTGAAATTGCCGGAGCCTGCAACAAAAAGCTAGTATTGGCGGGAATAATCCAGGATGACACCTATTATCATCAGTACATCGAACCGCGCCTGAACGATAACAATGTTGTTTTTGCCGGTAGCGTCGGGCCGATCGACCGCAATCAACTTCTTGGTAAGGCGACTGCGCTTCTGCATCCCATCAATTTCAATGAGCCTTTTGGCCTGTCTGTTATAGAAGCCATGGCTTGCGGTACTCCGGTGATCGCTTTTAACAAAGGAAGCATGCCCGAACTTATAGAAAACGGCAAGAACGGTTTTCTCGTGAATACAGTGACTGAAGCAATAGACGCTGTTGCACATATAAGAGATGTCGATCGGGGATACTGCCGTCGCCATGTTGAACAGTATTTTACAACCAACCACATGGTTGAAAAGTACATTCAGGTCTATGAGACAATTCTCGAAAAGAGGATAAGAGAGGAACACCGGCACTGA
- a CDS encoding glycosyltransferase family 4 protein — MESIIRYYEGIGSVAVIGNYLPRLCGIATFTTDLVEAISAEAPDINCWAVAMNDKQEGYAYPDKVKFVVNQHKLADYGVASEFLNIAQADIVCVQHEYGIFGGPAGSHLLKLLGELRMPIVTTLHTVLKYPSPEYRKVMDKLTDLSDRLVVMSQKACDFLKDIYGVPEEKIAFIHHGIPDMPFIDPNFYKDKFGVDGKKVLLTFGLLSPNKGIENVLQALPSVIKKHPDATYILVGATHPDIIREHGEEYRISLQQLVRKLRLGDHVIFHNRFVELKELCEFLGATDIYVTPYLDECQITSGTLAYAMGTGKAVISTPYWYAIEMLADGRGIIVPFKDPDAIADNINDLLDNDTNLHNMRKKAYVFSREATWKEVSRRYLEVFGEAQVNRSQHPRPRHLYIENIKSITDFQLPEMKLDHLESLTDNTGILQHANHTVPDRDHGYCTDDNARALMVAAMGREYMNTNSKCFDLLCSQYLSFLLHSFNDENGRFRNFMTYERQWVEDVGSEDAHGRALWGLGESVAFLGNPGQKTMSMTLFSKAIKEVEHFKSPRAIAFALVGIHAYLQKFSGDSEVRKVREVIANRLFDQFNSNATENWPWLENALNYANGKLSHALLLSGQWLQRSDMADMGLRSLKWLLTIQTEDDHFVPIGNSGWYEKGGTKARFDQQPIEANAMIGACIEAYNITGDKTWFDNAVLCFNWFLGHNDLNTPLYDPKTGGCRDGLMADGINQNEGAESTLAWLLSLMTMQKLYADQILRQPSIRNQPVSTRE, encoded by the coding sequence ATGGAATCTATTATTCGGTATTATGAGGGAATCGGCTCCGTTGCCGTAATTGGCAACTATTTGCCCCGCCTGTGCGGTATCGCGACATTCACTACTGATCTGGTTGAGGCCATATCAGCAGAAGCGCCCGATATTAATTGCTGGGCGGTTGCCATGAATGACAAGCAGGAGGGATATGCCTATCCGGACAAAGTGAAATTCGTCGTGAATCAACACAAACTCGCCGATTATGGTGTGGCTTCGGAGTTTCTCAATATTGCTCAAGCCGATATTGTCTGTGTGCAGCATGAGTACGGTATTTTCGGCGGACCAGCCGGCAGCCATCTCTTGAAACTTCTCGGAGAGCTTCGGATGCCAATCGTGACCACGTTACATACGGTGTTAAAATATCCCTCACCGGAATATCGTAAAGTCATGGACAAGCTGACTGACCTATCCGACAGGCTGGTCGTGATGAGTCAGAAGGCTTGCGATTTTCTAAAGGATATATATGGCGTTCCGGAAGAGAAGATTGCCTTCATCCATCATGGCATTCCGGACATGCCATTCATTGATCCTAATTTCTATAAAGATAAGTTCGGCGTGGATGGGAAGAAGGTGCTTCTAACATTTGGCCTTCTATCACCTAATAAGGGAATTGAAAATGTACTGCAGGCACTCCCTTCGGTTATCAAAAAGCATCCGGATGCTACCTACATTCTTGTCGGGGCGACACATCCGGATATCATTAGGGAGCATGGAGAAGAGTACCGTATCAGTCTTCAGCAGCTCGTCCGCAAACTTCGTCTCGGCGATCATGTCATCTTTCACAATCGATTTGTTGAACTGAAGGAATTGTGTGAATTTCTTGGGGCGACTGACATATATGTCACTCCGTATCTTGATGAATGCCAGATTACATCAGGCACACTCGCTTACGCTATGGGAACCGGCAAAGCAGTCATATCAACTCCGTACTGGTATGCGATCGAGATGCTGGCCGATGGGCGCGGAATAATCGTTCCATTCAAAGACCCTGACGCCATAGCTGATAATATCAACGATTTGCTTGACAACGACACGAACTTGCATAACATGCGCAAGAAGGCCTATGTCTTCAGTCGCGAAGCTACGTGGAAAGAGGTTTCACGAAGATATCTTGAAGTGTTCGGCGAAGCTCAGGTCAACCGCTCTCAACATCCCCGCCCGCGCCATTTGTATATTGAGAACATCAAATCCATTACAGATTTCCAACTTCCTGAGATGAAACTTGATCATCTGGAGAGCCTGACCGATAATACTGGCATTCTGCAACATGCCAATCATACCGTTCCTGATCGTGATCATGGCTACTGTACTGATGATAATGCCAGGGCGCTCATGGTAGCTGCGATGGGCCGGGAATATATGAATACAAACAGTAAGTGCTTCGACTTGCTCTGCAGCCAGTATCTCAGCTTTCTACTGCATTCCTTCAATGATGAAAACGGGAGGTTTCGCAATTTCATGACTTATGAAAGGCAATGGGTTGAGGACGTGGGTTCCGAGGATGCTCACGGCCGAGCGCTCTGGGGTCTGGGGGAGTCCGTTGCTTTTCTTGGCAATCCGGGACAGAAGACTATGAGTATGACGCTCTTCAGCAAAGCCATTAAGGAAGTAGAACACTTTAAATCGCCCCGAGCTATCGCATTCGCTTTGGTGGGCATCCACGCCTACCTGCAGAAATTCTCAGGCGACAGTGAAGTGCGAAAAGTACGAGAGGTCATTGCCAACAGACTATTTGATCAATTCAATAGCAACGCCACGGAAAACTGGCCGTGGTTAGAGAATGCTCTAAACTATGCCAACGGAAAACTGTCACATGCCTTGCTCCTGTCCGGTCAATGGCTGCAACGTAGTGACATGGCCGATATGGGGCTGAGATCGCTCAAGTGGCTACTCACAATTCAGACTGAGGACGACCATTTTGTACCCATCGGCAATAGTGGGTGGTATGAGAAAGGTGGCACCAAAGCCAGATTCGATCAGCAGCCAATCGAGGCCAATGCCATGATAGGAGCTTGTATCGAAGCATACAATATCACGGGGGACAAAACATGGTTTGACAATGCAGTCTTGTGTTTTAATTGGTTTCTTGGACACAACGACCTAAACACGCCTCTCTATGACCCAAAAACTGGCGGCTGTCGGGATGGATTGATGGCTGACGGAATCAATCAAAATGAAGGTGCTGAGTCGACTTTGGCTTGGTTGCTTTCTCTTATGACTATGCAGAAGCTCTATGCCGATCAGATTTTAAGACAACCATCGATACGTAATCAACCAGTTAGCACAAGGGAATGA
- a CDS encoding RNA-binding protein — protein MNIYVGNLSPKTSDQQLRKAFEMYGKVDKVSLDSKPRNDDAYGFCFVEMPFENQASRAIKQLHGKMMGGASLTVKESGVSI, from the coding sequence GTGAATATTTACGTCGGTAATTTGTCACCCAAAACCTCAGACCAGCAACTTCGCAAGGCATTCGAAATGTACGGCAAAGTTGACAAAGTCAGTTTAGATAGTAAGCCACGCAATGATGATGCGTATGGCTTCTGTTTTGTAGAAATGCCCTTTGAAAACCAGGCGTCACGGGCAATCAAGCAACTACACGGTAAGATGATGGGCGGGGCTTCGTTGACCGTCAAGGAAAGCGGAGTGAGTATTTGA
- a CDS encoding RNA-binding protein codes for MNIYIRNLSPKTLCSELLGCFEAFGKVEDVSISTYTVEGQSRAPGFVEMSSKKQGLEAIAGLHGRELSGNLLQIQGG; via the coding sequence ATGAACATTTATATCCGGAACTTGTCGCCTAAGACCCTGTGCTCAGAACTCCTGGGATGCTTTGAGGCATTCGGCAAGGTGGAAGATGTCTCGATCAGCACATACACGGTTGAGGGCCAATCCCGAGCCCCGGGATTCGTCGAAATGTCGTCCAAAAAACAGGGTTTGGAAGCTATCGCCGGCTTACATGGCAGAGAGCTTAGTGGAAACCTGTTGCAGATACAAGGGGGATAA
- a CDS encoding RNA-binding protein: MKIYVGNLAHETTEPQLRESFETFGTVDSTNIVMDKDSGKSRGFAFVEMSSDDHAQKAITGLHGKDLAGNLLKVNAARDNSTSRN; encoded by the coding sequence ATGAAAATCTACGTAGGAAACCTCGCACATGAGACCACGGAGCCGCAGCTTCGTGAGTCATTCGAAACATTCGGAACAGTGGATTCGACGAACATCGTAATGGACAAGGATAGCGGCAAATCGAGGGGATTCGCTTTCGTTGAGATGTCCTCAGACGACCATGCTCAGAAGGCGATCACTGGTCTGCATGGCAAGGATTTAGCCGGGAACCTGTTGAAGGTGAATGCGGCCAGGGACAACTCGACCTCGAGAAACTAG
- a CDS encoding RNA-binding protein, which yields MNIYIGNMSFDTTETQLRQAFEGYGEVSSVRMITDRDSGKPKGFAFVEMTGRDEAKAAVVGLKGHELNGRTLTVDEAKPRTESSNDQAGNRDGGNHYRKVY from the coding sequence ATGAACATCTACATCGGAAACATGTCGTTTGATACGACAGAAACTCAATTACGCCAGGCTTTCGAGGGTTATGGAGAAGTCTCATCTGTCAGGATGATTACTGATCGTGACAGCGGTAAACCGAAAGGGTTTGCTTTTGTCGAGATGACTGGTAGAGACGAGGCCAAGGCTGCCGTGGTCGGTCTCAAAGGCCATGAGCTTAACGGACGCACGTTGACTGTCGACGAAGCGAAACCACGCACCGAAAGTAGCAACGACCAGGCCGGCAATCGCGATGGCGGCAACCACTATCGCAAGGTGTACTAA